The DNA sequence GCGGGCCGGGGTGGAGCACATCGTCCTGCTGTCGTCGACGGCCGCGCTGGTACCGGACGACGTCCGCAACCCGATCGTCGACATGCACCGGGACGCCGAGCGGGCGCTGGCGGCGTCCCCGATCGTCTCCACCGCGCTGCGGCCGGGCGGCTTCGCCACCAACGCGCTCGGCTGGGCCCACGCCATCCGCTCCGAGGGCGTCGTCCGCCTCCCCTACCCCGACGCGCACTCCGCCTCCCTCCACGAGCGGGACATCGCCGGGGCCGCCCACGCCGTGCTCACCTCCGAGGCGCACCGCGGCACCGGGCACACGCTCTCCGGGCCGGAGTCGCTCACCTTCCGGGGACAGGTGGAGCACATCGGGCGCGCCGTGGGCCGGACCCTGACCGTCGAGACCGTGAGCCCGGAGGAGTGGAAGCGGTCGGTCTCCGCCTCCATGCCGGAGGAGTACGCGGACACGCTGCTCGCCGCGTGGCGGGCCACGGACGGCGTTCCGGAGGCTGTCGCGCCCGGCGTCGAGCTGCTGACCGGGCGTCCGGCCCGTACGTTCGCGGCGTGGGCCGAGGAGCACGCGGCGGACTTCACCGCCTGAACGGGCCTCACCGCCTGAACGCGCTTCACCGCCCGAACGGCCTCGCGCGCGAGCGGACTTCGCGCCCGGGCGAGCCGGGCATCAGACCACCGACTCGGCGGCCGTCCCGAGCCCCAGCACCAACAGCACGCCGCCCGTGGCGCGTTCCAGGTTGCGGTGGACGCGCGGCCGGCGCAGCCAGGCCATGAAGCGGGTGGCGCCGAGGGTCACGAGCAGCAACCAGACGGCGGCGATGACCGCGTCGATCACCCCGAAGAGGAGGGTGGTGGTGAGCGGGGACGCGCCGTCCGGCAGGAACTGCGGGGCGACCGCGACGAAGAAGACGCCGACCTTGGGGTTGAGCAGACAGCTCAGCACGCCCTGCCGGAAGGCCGCGCCGGCGCCGAGCGCCCCGGGCGCGTCATCCTCCGGCACCACGGCCGGCGGCTCCTTGGACAGGGCGACGGCGCGGCGCTGCGCCCAGAGCGCCTGCGCCCCGAGGAAGACGAGGTAGGCGGCGCCGGCGAGTTTGACGCACGTGAACGCCGCGTCCCACCGCTGGAGCGCCGCCGCCAGGCCGAACGCGGCGGCCACGCCCCAGCCCAGCGAACCCACGGCCGCCCCGAGGCCGGTGGCCGCGCCGGCCCGGCGCCCGCCGCGCAGGCAGTTGCGCAGCACGAGTACGAGGTCGGGGCCCGGAGAGACCGTCACCAGGAGGGAGAAGAGAGCGAAGCCGAGTATCGCGGTCGTCATGCAGCACTCCAGTCACACGTCGGTGACCGGAGCCTAATGCGGCTGCCTGGGACGGTTGCGGGGAATTACCGGGGGTGCCAGGGGTGCCGCCGGTGACGGAGGTGACCGCCGTGCCCCGTGGGGGTGAGGCACGGCGGCCGAGGGGACCGTACCAGGCGGTCGGTACCCCGCGCGTCCGATCACCGGCGGCCGGACGGTCCGGTTCCACCGCGCCGGGCCGGCCCGCGAGCCGCGAGGCGCGTCCGACGAGGGCGGCAGCGGCTCCTCCGTCTCTTCCCCCCCTCTTCCCGCCCCCCCCTTCCACTGCTTCCCCCCTCTCCCTCGCCTCGGCGATCCGTCCACAGGGACGGGCGTTCGACGGCCGGCGGCCCCGACGGACGGCCGCCGGTGCGGACCCCGGCGCCGGCAGACGGCAGAATGCCCGAGGACACCCCTCGCCGGGACGCCGGGCGCCGGACGCCCGTGTCGCGGGGCCGAGGGGACGGAACGAGAGCGAGGGTACGGACGGTGGCCGACGTGTCGGAGGCGGCATTCACGGAGCGGCGGGCGCGCGCCCTCCTGGCACAGGCCGGGGTGACGGAACCCGCGGCACGTGACGCGACGCTGCTCGCCCTCGGCGAGAACGCGGTGTTCGCGACCGGCGGCCTGGTGGTGAAGGTCGGGCGGCACGCCACGCTCGCCGACCGCGCGCGCCGCGAACTGCGCATCGCCGCCTGGCTGGCGGAGAGCGGCGTCCCGGCCGTGCGGCCCGCCGAGGCGGACGTGGTGCTGGCGGACGGGCACCCGGTGACGCTCTGGCACCGCCTCCCCGACACCGTCCGCCCCGCGGCCCCCGAGGACCTGGCCGGGCTGCTCCGGCTCGTCCACGCCCTGCCCGCCCCGGACTTCGGCCTGCCGCCGCGCGAGCTGCTCGACGGTGTCGAGCGCTGGCTGCTGCTGGCCGGCGAGGCGATCGACCCGGCGGACGCCGCGTACCTGCGCGAGCGGCGCGACGGCTTCGCCGGGGCCGCCGCCGCGCTCGTCCCGCACCTGCTACCGGGCCCGGTGCACGGCGACGCGCTCCCCCGCAACGTCCACGTCGGGCCGGACGGGCCCGTCCTGGTCGACCTGGAGACCTTCGCCGCGGACCTGCGCGAGCACGACCTGGTCGTGATGGCGCTCAGCCGCGACCGCTACGGCCTCGACCCGCACGCCTACGACGCCTTCGTCCGCGCCTACGGCTGGGACGTCCGGGAGTGGGACGGCTGCGCGGTGCTGCGCGGGGCGCGGGAGACGGCCAGTTGCGCCTGGGTCGCCCAGCACGCGCCGGGCAACCCGGCCGCGCTGGCCGAGTTCCGGCGCAGGGTCGCGTCGCTGCGGGACGGCGATCCGACGGTCCGCTGGCGGCCTTTCTGACGACGGCGGCCGGCCCCTCACCCGCATGCGCGGACAGCTCACCCGCCGGCATGGACAGCTCACCCACCGACAGCTCACCCGCGGGCGCGGGCAGCCTCCCCGCGTCCGGGCCTCGTCCCGCGCCTCACCGCAACGGCCACCTCCCGTCCACCACGGCCCCCTCCTGCCCCTGCCTCCGCAGCCACGCCTGGTAGCCCGCGGCCCACTCGCCGTACCAGCGCACCTGGCTGCGGTGCAGGTCCGCCAGGTCGGCCTCCCCTATGCCCGGGTGCCGCTCGGCTATCGCGCGGGCGACCCGTACCGCCGCCAGGGCGTCGGCGCCCGCCTCGTGGGCGGCGTCCAGGACGACCCCGTACTCGGCGCAGACCGCGCCGAGGGTGCGGCGTCCCTTGCGGTAGCGGTCGACGGCACGGTCGATGGTGAGGGGGTCGACGACCGGGCCGAGCCCCTCAGGCAGCAGCGGCGGCAGGCCGTACCGGCGCAGCTCGGCGGCGAGGAGGCTGAGGTCGAAGGCCGCGTTGTAGACGACGACCGGGGTGCCCGCCGCCCAGTGGGCGGCCAGTGTCCGCCCTATCTCCGCGACCACCTCGTCCGCGGGCCGGCCCTCCGCCGCCGCCCGCTCCCCGGTGATGCCGTGGATGGCCGCGGCCTCGTCCGGGATCGGCACGCCGGGATCGGCGAGCCAGCTCCTCCGGCCCACCGGCTCACCGGCCTTGGTCTCCACGACGGCCGCCGTGACGATCCGCGCCTCCGCCGGATCCGTACCCGTCGTCTCCAGGTCGAACCCGACCAGCAGCTCCCCGTGCCAGCCCATGGCACATCCCCCCTCGGTGGTGCTTTCCCCGTTGGACAACCAGCCTCGCACGAGGCACTGACAGCGGGCCGAAGCGGCGAAATACCGGCCGGCGGACAAGGAAGCACCGGGCGAAGGGGGAGGGGGTGGTCAGGAGACCGGTCGCGAGTCCTGCCAGACCCCTTCGAACTCCTCGCGATACGTGTCGAACAGCCCGTGCTCGTCGGGCGCCTGCGCCCGCACCTCGGTGCGCCGGCCGCCGCGCAGCACCAGCACCGGTGCCTCCATCCCGCGCGCCTTCCGCAGGTAGGGCTGGACGACGGCGAGCCCGTCAGGCCCGTCGCCGTTGACGAGGTAGGCGGTGAAGCGCGGGGTCTCGTCGAAGACGCGGATCTCGAACGCGGTGGGGTCGGCCAGCCGGTCGCGCACCCGCCGCATGTGCATGATGTTCATCTCCACGGACCGGCTCATCTCGCCCTTCTTCAGGCCGAGCTCGCGCTCCCGGCGGCGGACCGCGCTGCTCGCCGGGTTGAGGAAGAGGAGCCGCGCCCGGCAGCCGTGCTCGGCGAGCCGCACCAGCCGGCGCCCCGAGTAGTTCTGCACCAGCAGGTTGAGGCCGATGCCCACCGCGTCGAGGCGGCGGGCGCTGCCGAAGAGGTCCTCGACGGGCAGCTGCCGCTGGAGCCGCACCCGGTCCGGGTGGACGCCGACGACGTCCGCGTACCGGTCGCCGACCAGGTCCTCGACCGCGTCGACGGGCAGCCGGTCGACGGAGTGCCCGCCGGGGCCGCTGCCGAGGATGTCCAGGAGCCGGGTGGACGCCCGTTCCGCCTGGTCGAGGACGGTCCGGGAGAGGGCCCGGTTGCGGGAGACGACGTTCCGGGTGACCTCCAGCTCGTCGAGGGCCAGTTCGAGCTCGCGCCGGTCGTCGAGGTACGGCTCGAAGCACGGCCAGTGCTGGACCAGGAGTTCCCGCAGCTGGGGCAGGGTGAGGAAGCTGAGGACGTTGTCGTCGGCCGGGTCGAGGAGGTAGCCCTTGCGGCGGCTGACCTCGCGGACGGCGACGGCCCGCTGCACCCACTCCTGCCCGGCGGGGCCGGCCGCGGCGACGACCCACTCGTCCTCGCCGTGCACCGGCTCGTACACCGGCCGCAGCACGGCGGCGACGACGGCGCGCAGCCGCTGCTCCACCAGATTCAGCCAGATGTAGGCACGGCCGGCGCGGCGGGCGCGGGTGCGCACCTCGCTCCACGCGGCGGCGTCCCAGTCCAGCTCCGCCCCGATCTCACCGGGGCGTACCAGCGAGACCGCGCCGAGGGGTGCACCGCCGGGCGCGTCCTCCCCCGCGTCGCCGTCCGCAGGGGGCAGCTCCAGCCCGCCCGAGCTCACCAGTCCACCGCCTTCCGCCCCCCGTTCAATGATCAAGGCAGACTACTGCGCCCGCGGGAGGCGGCGCACACGGGCCGGTCGACCACACGGTGAACTCACGTGCTCCATGAGGCGGTTGTCCCCGAGCCCCGGGACCGGAGTGATGTGACTCATAGTGATATGTGGCACGGAGCACGGAGAAAGGCCGAAACCCGCTTGCGGAGGGCGTGCGTCCGAGGGGGAAATCCGGCCCGTCACCCGGGTGGACGTGGCCCGCCGGGCGGTGGGGGCGGCGCTTTTGGGGAAGATCTGTATCTCGACGGTCCGGGGCAACGGTGCCCGGGAGAGCCGGAGACGCGAGAGAGTCGAGCCTATGCAGGTCTGGCCGGGACAGGCGTATCCCCTCGGTGCCACCTATGACGGTGCGGGCACCAATTTCGCGGTCTTCTCGGAGGCGGCGGAGCGGATCGAGTTGTGCCTGCTGCACGACGACGGTTCGGAGACGGCGGTCGAGCTGCGGGAGAGCGACGCGTTCGTGCGCCATGCCTATCTGCCGGGGGTGATGCCGGGCCAGCGGTACGGCTTCCGGGCCCACGGCCCGTACGCCCCCGAGCGGGGGCAGCGGTGCAACTCCGCCAAGCTGCTCCTGGATCCGTACGCACGAGCGGTGAGCGGTGCCGTCGACTGGTGTGAGGCCGTCTACGGCTATCACTTCGCCGACCGGGACGCGCGCAATGACCTGGACTCCGCTCCGCACATGATGACGTCCGTCGTCGTCAATCCGTACTTCGACTGGGGCGACGACCGGCCGCCGCGCACCGAGTACCACCGCACGGTCATCTACGAGGCTCACGTCAAGGGTCTGACGATGCTTCACCCGGAGCTGCCGGAGGACGTCCGGGGCAGCTACGCGGCGCTGGCGCACCCGGCGATCGTGAATCACCTCAAGGATCTGGGGGTGACGGCGATCGAGCTGATGCCGGTGCACCAGTTCGTCAACGACCACCGTCTGGTGGACCTGGGCCTGGCCAATTACTGGGGTTACAACACGATCGGTTTCTTCGCCCCGCACAACGCCTACGCCTCGTGGGGCGACCGCGGGCAGCAGGTGCTGGAGTTCAAGTCGGCGGTGCGGGCGCTGCACGAGGCCGGCATCGAGGTGATCCTGGACGTCGTCTACAACCACACGGCCGAGGGCAATCACCTGGGGCCGACGCTCTCGTTCCGCGGTCTGGACAACGCTTCGTACTACCGGCTGGCGGACGACCCGCGGTTCTACATGGACACCACCGGCACCGGGAACTCGCTGCTGATGCGCAGTCCCCATGTGCTCCAGCTCATCATGGACTCGCTGCGGTACTGGGTCACCGAGATGCGGGTGGACGGGTTCCGGTTCGATCTGGCGGCGACGCTCGCCCGGCAGTTCCACGAGGTGGACCGGCTGTCGTCGTTCTTCGACCTGGTGCAGCAGGACCCGGTGGTGAGCCAGGTGAAGCTGATCGCGGAGCCGTGGGACGTGGGGGAGGGCGGCTACCAGGTCGGGAACTTCCCGCCGCTGTGGACCGAGTGGAACGGGAAGTTCCGGGACACCTGCCGGGACCTGTGGCGCGGTGAACCGGCCACCCTGGCCGATTTCGGCTCCCGGCTGACCGGCTCCTCGGACCTCTACCAGGACGACGGCCGCCGCCCGCTCGCCTCCGTCAACTTCGTGACCTGCCACGACGGCTTCACCCTGCACGACCTGGTCTCGTACAACGAGAAGCACAACGAGGCCAACGGCGAGGACAACCGGGACGGCGAGAGCCACAACCGGTCGTGGAACTGCGGCGCCGAGGGCGAGACCGAGGACCCGGCCGTGCTCGCCCTGCGCGAGCGGCAGATGCGCAACTTCATCGCCACCCTGCTGCTCAGCCAGGGCGTGCCGATGATCAGCCATGGCGACGAGTTCGCCCGTACCCAGCGCGGCAACAACAACGCCTACTGTCAGGACAGCGAGCTGTCCTGGGTGCACTGGCCGGGCCCGGACGGCACGGCGGCCGAGCGGGCGCGGCGGATGCTGGCCTTCACCCGCGCGATGGTCTGGCTCCGCCGCGACCACCCGGTCTTCCGCCGCCGCCGCTTCTTCCACGGCCGGCCCGAGCAGGGCACCTTCAACGAGCTGTCGGACATCGCCTGGTTCACCCCGGAAGGGGAGGAGATGCGGGACGCCGACTGGCAGGCCGCGTACGCCAAGTCGCTGGCGGTCTTCCTCAACGGCGGTGCCATCTCCGAACCGGGGCCGCGCGGGGAGCGGGTGGCCGACGACTCGTTCCTGTTGCTGTTCAACGCCCACCACGGGCCGCTGGACTTCGTCATCCCGCCGGACCACGGCCGGCTCTGGCAGGTCGTGGTCGACACGGCGCTCCCGGACGGGGTGACGGACGACGGGCGGAAACTCGCCGCCGGCGACCGGCTCACACTGACCGACCGGAGCATGGCCGTCCTGCAACGCCCGCTGTAGGGCGC is a window from the Streptomyces mobaraensis genome containing:
- a CDS encoding NAD(P)H-binding protein, which gives rise to MTTLVTGGRGRVARALVDLLRADGRPVRVASNAPERLELPDGTPTVRCSLGEPETFPAALDGVTSVFLYAQASHADAFLAEAARAGVEHIVLLSSTAALVPDDVRNPIVDMHRDAERALAASPIVSTALRPGGFATNALGWAHAIRSEGVVRLPYPDAHSASLHERDIAGAAHAVLTSEAHRGTGHTLSGPESLTFRGQVEHIGRAVGRTLTVETVSPEEWKRSVSASMPEEYADTLLAAWRATDGVPEAVAPGVELLTGRPARTFAAWAEEHAADFTA
- a CDS encoding LysE family translocator, which gives rise to MTTAILGFALFSLLVTVSPGPDLVLVLRNCLRGGRRAGAATGLGAAVGSLGWGVAAAFGLAAALQRWDAAFTCVKLAGAAYLVFLGAQALWAQRRAVALSKEPPAVVPEDDAPGALGAGAAFRQGVLSCLLNPKVGVFFVAVAPQFLPDGASPLTTTLLFGVIDAVIAAVWLLLVTLGATRFMAWLRRPRVHRNLERATGGVLLVLGLGTAAESVV
- a CDS encoding phosphotransferase enzyme family protein; translation: MSEAAFTERRARALLAQAGVTEPAARDATLLALGENAVFATGGLVVKVGRHATLADRARRELRIAAWLAESGVPAVRPAEADVVLADGHPVTLWHRLPDTVRPAAPEDLAGLLRLVHALPAPDFGLPPRELLDGVERWLLLAGEAIDPADAAYLRERRDGFAGAAAALVPHLLPGPVHGDALPRNVHVGPDGPVLVDLETFAADLREHDLVVMALSRDRYGLDPHAYDAFVRAYGWDVREWDGCAVLRGARETASCAWVAQHAPGNPAALAEFRRRVASLRDGDPTVRWRPF
- a CDS encoding 3'-5' exonuclease, coding for MGWHGELLVGFDLETTGTDPAEARIVTAAVVETKAGEPVGRRSWLADPGVPIPDEAAAIHGITGERAAAEGRPADEVVAEIGRTLAAHWAAGTPVVVYNAAFDLSLLAAELRRYGLPPLLPEGLGPVVDPLTIDRAVDRYRKGRRTLGAVCAEYGVVLDAAHEAGADALAAVRVARAIAERHPGIGEADLADLHRSQVRWYGEWAAGYQAWLRRQGQEGAVVDGRWPLR
- a CDS encoding SAV2148 family HEPN domain-containing protein yields the protein MSSGGLELPPADGDAGEDAPGGAPLGAVSLVRPGEIGAELDWDAAAWSEVRTRARRAGRAYIWLNLVEQRLRAVVAAVLRPVYEPVHGEDEWVVAAAGPAGQEWVQRAVAVREVSRRKGYLLDPADDNVLSFLTLPQLRELLVQHWPCFEPYLDDRRELELALDELEVTRNVVSRNRALSRTVLDQAERASTRLLDILGSGPGGHSVDRLPVDAVEDLVGDRYADVVGVHPDRVRLQRQLPVEDLFGSARRLDAVGIGLNLLVQNYSGRRLVRLAEHGCRARLLFLNPASSAVRRRERELGLKKGEMSRSVEMNIMHMRRVRDRLADPTAFEIRVFDETPRFTAYLVNGDGPDGLAVVQPYLRKARGMEAPVLVLRGGRRTEVRAQAPDEHGLFDTYREEFEGVWQDSRPVS
- the glgX gene encoding glycogen debranching protein GlgX, translating into MQVWPGQAYPLGATYDGAGTNFAVFSEAAERIELCLLHDDGSETAVELRESDAFVRHAYLPGVMPGQRYGFRAHGPYAPERGQRCNSAKLLLDPYARAVSGAVDWCEAVYGYHFADRDARNDLDSAPHMMTSVVVNPYFDWGDDRPPRTEYHRTVIYEAHVKGLTMLHPELPEDVRGSYAALAHPAIVNHLKDLGVTAIELMPVHQFVNDHRLVDLGLANYWGYNTIGFFAPHNAYASWGDRGQQVLEFKSAVRALHEAGIEVILDVVYNHTAEGNHLGPTLSFRGLDNASYYRLADDPRFYMDTTGTGNSLLMRSPHVLQLIMDSLRYWVTEMRVDGFRFDLAATLARQFHEVDRLSSFFDLVQQDPVVSQVKLIAEPWDVGEGGYQVGNFPPLWTEWNGKFRDTCRDLWRGEPATLADFGSRLTGSSDLYQDDGRRPLASVNFVTCHDGFTLHDLVSYNEKHNEANGEDNRDGESHNRSWNCGAEGETEDPAVLALRERQMRNFIATLLLSQGVPMISHGDEFARTQRGNNNAYCQDSELSWVHWPGPDGTAAERARRMLAFTRAMVWLRRDHPVFRRRRFFHGRPEQGTFNELSDIAWFTPEGEEMRDADWQAAYAKSLAVFLNGGAISEPGPRGERVADDSFLLLFNAHHGPLDFVIPPDHGRLWQVVVDTALPDGVTDDGRKLAAGDRLTLTDRSMAVLQRPL